One genomic window of Haloarchaeobius salinus includes the following:
- a CDS encoding alpha/beta fold hydrolase, giving the protein MDVPDGWTTDTVHANDVDLQYHRTGEGPPLVVAHGFYENARCRIPLVEDLAESFDVVAYDARGHGGSDGPDWGYGIDDRVADLVGLVEALELENPILFGHSAGGSTIAWAAARYPELPRAVVLEDPDAWRGEPDMTPEEMAEFVRERVAGLAEQSVAEIAAEHEELADERARRVAVANKELSPNVAGVYGTELEMTPDAFPDIAAPTLVLKRDTEPEERAEDLAIADALPDGRLVHIPDAGHHVFWDEYDAAWAELRAFLYGVAN; this is encoded by the coding sequence ATGGACGTCCCCGACGGCTGGACGACCGATACCGTCCACGCGAACGACGTCGACCTCCAGTACCACCGCACCGGTGAGGGACCGCCGCTCGTCGTCGCCCACGGCTTCTACGAGAACGCGCGCTGTCGGATTCCACTCGTCGAGGACCTCGCCGAATCCTTCGACGTCGTCGCCTACGACGCTCGAGGCCACGGCGGCTCCGACGGCCCGGACTGGGGCTACGGCATCGACGACCGCGTGGCCGACCTCGTCGGGCTGGTCGAGGCGCTCGAACTCGAGAACCCAATCCTGTTCGGCCACTCCGCCGGCGGCTCGACGATCGCCTGGGCGGCCGCCCGGTACCCCGAACTCCCCCGCGCCGTCGTGCTGGAGGACCCCGACGCCTGGCGTGGCGAACCCGACATGACCCCCGAGGAGATGGCCGAGTTCGTCCGCGAGCGCGTCGCGGGGCTCGCAGAGCAGTCGGTCGCGGAGATCGCCGCGGAGCACGAGGAACTGGCCGACGAACGGGCACGACGGGTCGCCGTCGCAAACAAAGAGTTGAGTCCCAACGTCGCCGGCGTGTACGGGACGGAGTTGGAGATGACGCCCGACGCCTTCCCCGACATCGCGGCCCCGACGCTGGTCCTGAAGCGGGACACCGAGCCCGAGGAGCGAGCCGAGGACCTGGCGATCGCCGACGCGCTCCCCGACGGCCGGCTCGTCCATATCCCCGACGCCGGCCACCACGTCTTCTGGGACGAGTACGACGCGGCGTGGGCCGAGCTCAGGGCGTTCCTGTACGGGGTGGCGAACTGA
- a CDS encoding sensor histidine kinase: protein MTGVFDRHPSLPVVGLGVGYLVAAAVHLVGGGNDGVATAVEAVLLGLLGTALLYGGVRLSRLDLDTHDGLRVFFWVLGSGLVGLVVATLLIKMQQLDGVELQNIPVLLVTASGATAIVGLGVAEYRERLWNERKTLREQTDYTTRLHRRLSVLNRALRHNLRNETTVIRGYTESLLDTEPRDDSRATLRTIRKHTKNVERLGNQAKRLNQVWENEFTDELDLTEVVEGSVEDVLAEYDDATVTTDLPPSAPADVHHRFDFAVTEAVENAVRHNDPGTDVRVSIDRDPPDTVTVSVSDTGDGIPEDELDAIREGSEDSLVHASGLGLWLMYWTVTMSNGDLSFERNEPQGTVVEMTVPATEAN, encoded by the coding sequence ATGACCGGGGTCTTCGACCGACATCCCTCCCTGCCGGTCGTGGGACTCGGTGTCGGGTACCTGGTGGCCGCAGCGGTCCACCTCGTCGGTGGAGGCAACGACGGCGTCGCGACAGCGGTCGAGGCGGTGCTCCTCGGACTCCTCGGGACGGCCCTGCTCTACGGGGGCGTGCGACTCTCCCGGCTCGATCTCGACACGCACGACGGCCTCCGGGTGTTCTTCTGGGTCCTGGGTTCGGGCCTCGTCGGCCTCGTCGTCGCCACACTCCTCATCAAGATGCAGCAGCTCGATGGCGTCGAGCTCCAGAACATCCCGGTCCTGCTGGTGACGGCGTCGGGGGCAACCGCCATCGTCGGACTCGGCGTCGCGGAGTACCGGGAGCGCCTGTGGAACGAACGGAAGACCCTCCGCGAACAGACGGACTACACCACCAGACTGCACCGCCGACTGTCCGTCCTCAACCGCGCCCTCCGCCACAACCTCCGGAACGAGACCACCGTCATCCGAGGGTACACCGAGTCGCTGCTCGACACCGAACCGAGGGACGATTCGAGAGCCACGTTGCGGACCATCCGCAAGCACACGAAGAACGTCGAGCGGCTCGGGAACCAGGCGAAGCGGCTCAACCAGGTCTGGGAGAACGAGTTCACCGACGAACTCGACCTCACCGAGGTGGTCGAGGGTAGCGTGGAAGACGTACTGGCAGAATACGATGACGCAACCGTCACCACCGACCTGCCGCCGTCCGCCCCCGCCGACGTGCATCACCGGTTCGACTTCGCGGTGACAGAAGCCGTCGAGAACGCCGTCCGACACAACGACCCCGGGACCGATGTCCGGGTATCGATCGACCGGGATCCGCCGGACACCGTCACCGTGTCCGTCTCCGACACCGGCGATGGCATCCCCGAGGACGAACTCGACGCCATCCGTGAGGGAAGCGAGGACTCCCTCGTCCACGCCTCCGGGCTCGGCCTGTGGCTGATGTACTGGACCGTCACCATGTCGAACGGCGACCTCTCGTTCGAGCGGAACGAGCCACAGGGGACGGTCGTCGAGATGACCGTCCCCGCTACCGAGGCGAACTGA
- a CDS encoding universal stress protein yields MFDTVVIATDGSESVKRAVAVALNLAERFDATVHALYVIDASEVESSPESVRDQFREALEESAEDALTEVTADTDLPVQTAVREGRPAAEICAYAREVDADVVATGTRGRHGENRFLIGSVAERVVRTCESPVLTVRQLQEA; encoded by the coding sequence ATGTTCGACACCGTCGTCATCGCCACCGACGGCTCCGAGAGCGTCAAACGAGCGGTCGCGGTCGCTCTCAACCTGGCAGAGCGCTTCGACGCGACGGTCCACGCGCTGTACGTGATCGACGCGAGCGAGGTGGAGTCCTCGCCCGAGTCGGTCCGGGACCAGTTCCGCGAGGCGCTGGAGGAGAGCGCGGAGGACGCGCTGACGGAGGTCACCGCGGACACCGACCTGCCGGTGCAGACGGCCGTCCGCGAGGGCCGGCCGGCCGCCGAGATCTGTGCGTACGCTCGCGAGGTGGACGCCGACGTCGTGGCGACCGGCACCAGGGGCCGTCACGGCGAGAACCGGTTCCTCATCGGGAGCGTCGCCGAGCGCGTCGTCCGCACCTGCGAGAGCCCCGTGCTGACGGTGCGCCAGCTGCAGGAGGCGTAG
- the mutS gene encoding DNA mismatch repair protein MutS: MTEATGIVGEFLGLKEETAADVLAMQCGDFYEFFADDAELVADELDLKVSQKSSHGSSYPMAGVPVDDLTPYLKALVERGYTVAVAEQHEDGGDIHREIERMVTPGTLLDVAGVDAQYLAAVVRADEGDDATYGLAFADVTTGRFHVTTVDGTDAALTELYRFSPVEVLPGPDVRNDGDLCDRIEERTGARLSLPDADSFAPGKASHVARDQFGDDTFATLGVGDLGVRAAGAVLAYVDETGTGVLASMTRVQPYHGGEHVELDATTQRNLELTETMHGDRAGSLFATVDHTVTSPGGRLLKEWLQRPRRDRGTLEERQASVAAFAAGALGREEIREVLDSAYDLERLAAKAVGESADATDLLRVRDTLGVLPELVEAVEASSQLADSPLPDILSRPDRAAAANLREELADALVEDPPKTTTQGGLFQRGYDDELDELRERHEAAQAYFDELADRVKREHGLSHVTVDRNKTDGYYVQVGKSAADGVPEHFEHVKTLKNSKRFRTEELAEKERELFRLEEQRGELEARLFDELRERVAARAELLQDVGRTVAEVDVLASLATHAVSNDWTRPELTEGRGLDVTAGRHPVVEQTVEFVPNDCHMDDERTFTVVTGPNMSGKSTYMRQTALIVLLAQVGSFVPAREATVGLVDGIYTRVGALDELAQGRSTFMVEMQELSNILHSATEDSLVILDEVGRGTATYDGISIAWAAVEYLHNEIRAKTLFATHYHELTGLAEHLDRVQNVHVAADERDGDVTFLRTVREGPTDRSYGIHVADLAGVPGPVVDRARDVLDRLRQEKAIEARGSGGGDGDGTRQVVFDLDSGTMTTADGGREPEPAIDPETAAILDELDDIDVDRTSPVELMQRVQEWQERLQRE, encoded by the coding sequence ATGACAGAGGCGACGGGCATCGTCGGGGAGTTCCTGGGGCTGAAAGAGGAGACTGCAGCCGACGTGCTCGCGATGCAGTGCGGTGACTTCTACGAGTTCTTCGCGGACGACGCCGAGCTGGTCGCCGACGAGCTGGACCTGAAGGTGAGCCAGAAGTCCAGCCACGGCTCGTCGTACCCGATGGCGGGCGTGCCGGTCGACGACCTGACGCCGTACCTGAAGGCGCTGGTCGAGCGCGGCTACACGGTCGCCGTCGCGGAGCAGCACGAGGACGGCGGCGACATCCATCGCGAGATCGAGCGCATGGTGACGCCCGGTACCCTCCTCGACGTGGCCGGTGTGGACGCGCAGTACCTCGCCGCGGTCGTGCGGGCGGACGAGGGAGACGACGCCACCTACGGACTCGCGTTCGCCGACGTGACGACCGGCCGGTTCCACGTGACGACGGTCGACGGGACCGACGCCGCGCTCACCGAGCTCTACCGGTTCAGCCCCGTCGAGGTGCTCCCCGGCCCCGACGTGCGGAACGACGGCGACCTCTGCGACCGGATCGAGGAGCGCACCGGCGCGCGGCTCTCGCTGCCCGACGCGGACTCCTTCGCCCCCGGGAAGGCGAGCCACGTCGCCCGCGACCAGTTCGGCGACGACACGTTCGCGACGCTCGGTGTGGGCGACCTCGGCGTCCGCGCCGCGGGCGCAGTCCTCGCGTACGTCGACGAGACCGGAACGGGCGTGCTGGCGTCGATGACCCGGGTCCAGCCCTACCACGGCGGCGAGCACGTCGAACTCGACGCGACGACCCAGCGCAACCTCGAACTCACCGAGACGATGCACGGCGACCGCGCGGGCAGCCTCTTCGCGACGGTCGACCACACCGTCACGAGCCCGGGCGGTCGGCTGCTGAAGGAGTGGCTCCAGCGACCCCGACGCGACCGGGGCACGCTCGAAGAACGGCAGGCGAGCGTCGCCGCCTTCGCCGCCGGCGCGCTCGGCCGCGAGGAGATTCGCGAGGTGCTGGATTCTGCCTACGACCTGGAACGGCTGGCGGCGAAGGCGGTCGGTGAGAGCGCGGACGCGACGGACCTGCTCCGGGTGCGGGACACGCTGGGGGTGCTCCCCGAGCTCGTCGAGGCCGTCGAGGCCTCGTCGCAGCTCGCGGACTCCCCCCTTCCCGACATCCTCTCGCGGCCGGACCGGGCGGCCGCCGCGAACCTGCGGGAGGAGCTCGCCGACGCACTGGTCGAGGACCCGCCGAAGACGACGACGCAGGGCGGGCTGTTCCAACGGGGCTACGACGACGAGCTCGACGAACTGCGCGAACGCCACGAGGCCGCACAGGCGTACTTCGACGAACTCGCCGACCGGGTGAAACGCGAGCACGGCCTCAGCCACGTCACCGTCGACCGGAACAAGACCGACGGCTACTACGTGCAGGTCGGCAAGTCGGCTGCGGACGGGGTTCCGGAGCACTTCGAGCACGTGAAGACGCTGAAGAACTCGAAGCGGTTCCGGACCGAGGAGCTCGCCGAGAAGGAGCGCGAGCTGTTCCGGCTGGAGGAGCAGCGCGGCGAGCTGGAGGCCCGGCTCTTCGACGAGCTCCGAGAACGGGTCGCGGCCCGGGCCGAACTCCTGCAGGACGTGGGCCGGACCGTCGCCGAGGTCGACGTGCTCGCGAGCCTCGCGACCCACGCCGTCTCGAACGACTGGACCCGCCCCGAGCTGACCGAGGGCCGCGGGCTGGACGTCACCGCCGGCCGCCACCCCGTCGTCGAGCAGACCGTCGAGTTCGTCCCGAACGACTGCCACATGGACGACGAGCGCACGTTCACCGTCGTCACCGGCCCGAACATGAGCGGGAAGTCCACCTACATGCGACAGACCGCGCTCATCGTCCTGCTCGCGCAGGTCGGCAGCTTCGTGCCCGCCCGGGAGGCCACCGTCGGGCTGGTCGACGGTATCTACACCCGGGTCGGCGCGCTGGACGAGCTCGCCCAGGGCCGCTCGACGTTCATGGTCGAGATGCAGGAGCTCTCGAACATCCTCCACTCCGCCACCGAGGACTCGCTGGTCATCCTGGACGAGGTCGGCCGCGGCACCGCCACCTACGACGGCATCTCCATCGCCTGGGCCGCCGTCGAGTACCTCCACAACGAGATCCGCGCGAAGACCCTGTTCGCGACGCACTACCACGAGCTGACCGGCCTCGCCGAGCACCTCGACCGCGTCCAGAACGTCCACGTCGCGGCCGACGAGCGCGACGGCGACGTGACGTTCCTCCGGACGGTGCGGGAGGGCCCGACCGACCGCTCCTACGGCATCCACGTCGCCGACCTCGCCGGCGTCCCCGGGCCGGTCGTCGACCGGGCGCGCGACGTGCTCGACCGGCTCAGACAGGAGAAGGCCATCGAGGCCCGCGGCAGCGGGGGCGGCGACGGCGACGGCACCAGGCAGGTCGTCTTCGACCTCGACAGCGGGACGATGACGACCGCGGACGGCGGCCGCGAGCCGGAACCGGCCATCGACCCCGAGACGGCGGCGATTCTGGACGAACTGGACGACATCGACGTGGACCGCACCTCGCCCGTCGAGCTGATGCAGCGCGTGCAGGAGTGGCAGGAGCGATTGCAGCGGGAGTGA
- the kynU gene encoding kynureninase — protein sequence MPTPELPADPPTDRAFAEELDEQDPLASLRERFYIPEGDRYMDGNSLGLMSKDAEAALSRVVDEWRDLAIRGWGEADPDWFHYPERLGDRLAPLVGAKESEVVVGNSTTVNIHTLIGTMLDAYGAETILVDDLDFPTDHYAIRAQLRQRGLDPDDHLVVAESSDGRTVTVEDLEAALEGNDVDIVFLPTVLYRSGQLLEVGAIAELAREHGALFGVDAAHSVGAVPHEFDANGVDFAVWCSYKYLNGGPGALAGLYVSEEHFGSPPALAGWWGNDKATMFEMRTTYDQAGDAGAWQIGTPPLLAAAPLDGALDVVEDAGIDALREKSVALTEYLVALTDARLAEHGFSVGTPRDPDRRGGHVALEHPEGYRISEALRDRGIVVDYRPPDVVRVAPSPYYVTFAEVWSVVDDLVEIVEDEVYVQYERESGGVT from the coding sequence ATGCCGACGCCGGAACTCCCCGCAGACCCGCCGACGGACCGCGCCTTCGCCGAGGAACTGGACGAGCAGGACCCGCTCGCGTCGCTCCGGGAGCGGTTCTACATCCCCGAGGGCGACCGTTACATGGACGGGAACTCGCTGGGGCTCATGTCGAAAGACGCCGAGGCGGCGCTCTCCCGGGTCGTCGACGAGTGGCGCGACCTCGCCATCCGCGGCTGGGGCGAGGCCGACCCGGACTGGTTCCACTACCCGGAACGGCTCGGGGACCGGCTCGCACCGCTCGTCGGCGCGAAGGAGTCCGAGGTCGTCGTCGGCAACTCGACGACGGTCAACATCCACACCCTGATCGGGACGATGCTGGACGCCTACGGCGCGGAGACGATACTGGTCGACGACCTCGACTTCCCGACGGACCACTACGCAATCCGGGCCCAGCTCCGCCAGCGCGGGCTCGACCCGGACGACCACCTCGTCGTCGCCGAGAGCAGCGACGGGCGCACCGTGACGGTCGAGGACCTCGAGGCCGCACTGGAGGGGAACGACGTGGACATCGTCTTCCTCCCGACGGTACTCTACCGCTCCGGCCAGCTGCTCGAGGTGGGAGCCATCGCCGAGCTGGCCCGCGAGCACGGCGCGCTGTTCGGCGTCGACGCGGCCCACAGCGTCGGCGCGGTCCCCCACGAGTTCGACGCGAACGGCGTCGACTTCGCGGTCTGGTGCTCGTACAAGTACCTCAACGGCGGTCCCGGCGCGCTCGCGGGACTGTACGTCAGCGAGGAGCACTTCGGTTCGCCGCCCGCGCTGGCGGGCTGGTGGGGCAACGACAAGGCGACGATGTTCGAGATGCGGACGACGTACGACCAGGCCGGGGACGCCGGCGCGTGGCAGATCGGCACGCCACCGTTGCTCGCCGCGGCACCGCTCGACGGCGCGCTGGACGTGGTCGAGGATGCAGGGATCGACGCACTGCGCGAGAAGTCCGTCGCGCTGACGGAGTACCTCGTCGCGCTGACCGACGCACGGCTCGCCGAGCACGGCTTCTCCGTCGGGACGCCGCGGGACCCCGACCGTCGGGGTGGCCACGTCGCGCTCGAACACCCCGAGGGCTACCGCATCAGCGAGGCGCTGCGCGACCGCGGCATCGTCGTGGACTACCGGCCGCCGGACGTGGTCCGGGTCGCGCCGTCGCCGTACTACGTCACGTTCGCGGAGGTGTGGTCGGTGGTGGACGACCTCGTCGAGATCGTCGAGGACGAGGTGTACGTGCAGTACGAGCGCGAGTCGGGCGGGGTGACGTGA
- a CDS encoding DUF7535 family protein, producing the protein MSTVGKSVGMHPDASMSAIGYIIAALLALILLPLAPIVLFVWLAMKITEGARGEGEETV; encoded by the coding sequence ATGTCAACCGTCGGCAAAAGCGTCGGGATGCATCCGGATGCGTCGATGAGCGCCATCGGCTACATCATCGCGGCGCTGCTGGCGCTCATCCTGCTCCCGCTCGCGCCCATCGTCCTGTTCGTGTGGCTCGCCATGAAGATCACCGAGGGCGCACGCGGCGAGGGTGAGGAAACGGTCTGA
- a CDS encoding PaaI family thioesterase encodes MTVNAIFDAMPYAKHLGIEMEEAEDGFARGRLELAEEHSSVPGKIVAHGGVVHSFADHVAGAAVISLNFTPTPTIDIRIDHLAPATADLVAEAEVVRNGGDIATVDCDVTDVTGTRVATARGVFKTAGGDGGSAWTDSPEEFDLD; translated from the coding sequence ATGACCGTCAACGCGATCTTCGACGCGATGCCGTACGCGAAGCACCTCGGCATCGAGATGGAGGAAGCCGAGGACGGCTTCGCCCGGGGTCGCCTCGAACTCGCGGAAGAGCACTCCTCGGTCCCCGGGAAGATCGTCGCCCACGGCGGCGTCGTCCACTCCTTCGCCGACCACGTCGCCGGCGCGGCCGTCATCTCGCTGAACTTCACGCCGACGCCGACCATCGACATCCGCATCGACCACCTCGCCCCGGCGACGGCGGACCTCGTCGCCGAGGCCGAGGTCGTCCGCAACGGCGGCGACATCGCCACCGTCGACTGCGACGTGACCGACGTGACCGGCACCCGCGTCGCGACCGCCCGCGGCGTGTTCAAGACCGCCGGCGGCGACGGCGGCTCCGCGTGGACGGACAGCCCCGAGGAGTTCGACCTCGACTGA
- a CDS encoding decarboxylating 6-phosphogluconate dehydrogenase: MQLGVLGLGRMGRIVVDRTLAAGHDVVAFDLDDEAVAAAADAGATPVDSVDELAAELGDEKRLWLMVPAGEPVDAALADLEPRLDGNDIVVDGGNSHFEDSVRRAEETDAAYLDCGTSGGPAGADLGFSLMVGGPQWAYDELSPVFDAVATGPGGHDRMGPAGSGHYVKMVHNGVEYALMQAYGEGFELLANGRYDLDLEAVAHTWNNGAVIRSWLLELCEEAFREEATDEDELGDVADHVAGGSTGTWTVQEALEQEVPVPLIYQSLAERFGSRAPESGRFSRRLANRLRYGFGRHEVARQE, from the coding sequence ATGCAACTGGGCGTACTCGGCCTCGGGCGGATGGGCCGCATCGTGGTCGACCGAACACTCGCCGCCGGACACGACGTGGTCGCGTTCGACCTCGACGACGAGGCCGTCGCCGCGGCGGCCGACGCGGGCGCAACACCCGTCGACTCCGTCGACGAACTCGCCGCGGAACTCGGCGACGAGAAGCGTCTCTGGCTGATGGTCCCCGCGGGCGAACCGGTCGACGCCGCGCTCGCGGACCTGGAGCCCCGACTCGACGGCAACGACATCGTCGTCGACGGCGGCAACTCCCACTTCGAGGACTCCGTGCGCCGCGCCGAGGAGACCGACGCCGCCTACCTCGACTGCGGCACCTCCGGCGGCCCCGCCGGGGCAGACCTTGGCTTCTCGCTGATGGTCGGCGGCCCGCAGTGGGCGTACGACGAGCTCTCGCCCGTCTTCGACGCGGTCGCGACCGGCCCCGGGGGCCACGACCGAATGGGTCCCGCCGGCTCCGGGCACTACGTGAAGATGGTCCACAACGGCGTGGAGTACGCGCTCATGCAGGCCTACGGCGAGGGGTTCGAGCTGCTCGCGAACGGCCGGTACGACCTCGACCTCGAAGCCGTCGCCCACACCTGGAACAACGGCGCTGTCATCCGGTCGTGGCTCCTCGAACTCTGCGAGGAGGCGTTCCGCGAGGAGGCCACCGACGAGGACGAACTCGGCGACGTCGCGGACCACGTCGCCGGGGGCTCGACGGGCACCTGGACCGTGCAGGAGGCGCTGGAGCAGGAGGTCCCCGTCCCGCTCATCTACCAGTCGCTCGCCGAGCGGTTCGGCTCCCGTGCGCCCGAGTCGGGGCGGTTCTCCCGGCGACTCGCCAACCGGCTCCGGTACGGCTTCGGGCGGCACGAGGTCGCGCGGCAGGAGTGA
- a CDS encoding thiamine pyrophosphate-binding protein, with protein sequence MTAAEDLVATLEESGVSTVFGFPCEQMEPYYAALAGSDIRHVHPRSEASAAMMADGYARVTGSLGVCDGVGGPGAAYTGVGLTEADGASSPVLALTGDNDRAFRGREAIQDADNEAILEPHVAASYDPESPERVVEAVRAAAREAVTGVPGPTHVNLPEDVLAAESESGSGAGVDIRFDDGGPAPSPADVTAIADVLADAERPVVVAGEGALRAGAAGAVGDLADATNTPVVTSMNGKGVVAEDEPYAAGVVGRWGFCEVANDLVEDADAIVGLGCRFGELSTVGWSLVPEDATMAHVDLDPHWLGRNYDADVAVQADIRATVEALCEAVDPAEFADRRDRIEQVAADRETWRGEYAGRLESDRTPIDPARIVSELQDAIPDDGLLVSATSFPGFFTGAFYEVREPGVGYIQARGSDGINCALPQAIGAKAADPERPVVAVSGDGGIGYHISDLETAVRDDLPVVVVVWNNQSLASSKASQLTNYGVDISTDFEPETDYAAVARGFGCAGSVVTDPEELAGELTDALARDRPTLLDVQVDPGAVPPVIAD encoded by the coding sequence GTGACCGCGGCAGAGGACCTGGTGGCGACGCTCGAGGAGAGCGGCGTCTCGACCGTCTTCGGCTTCCCGTGCGAGCAGATGGAGCCGTACTACGCGGCGCTCGCCGGCTCGGACATCCGGCACGTCCACCCCCGTAGCGAGGCCAGCGCGGCGATGATGGCCGACGGCTACGCCCGCGTGACGGGTTCGCTCGGCGTCTGTGACGGCGTCGGCGGCCCCGGCGCGGCGTACACCGGCGTGGGGCTGACCGAGGCCGACGGCGCGTCGAGCCCGGTGCTCGCGCTGACCGGCGACAACGACCGTGCGTTCCGGGGCCGGGAGGCCATCCAGGACGCCGACAACGAGGCCATCCTGGAGCCGCACGTCGCGGCGAGCTACGACCCCGAGTCGCCCGAGCGGGTCGTCGAGGCGGTCCGGGCAGCCGCACGCGAAGCCGTCACCGGTGTCCCCGGGCCGACGCACGTGAACCTGCCCGAGGACGTGCTCGCCGCGGAGAGCGAGTCGGGGTCGGGCGCAGGCGTCGACATCCGGTTCGACGACGGCGGACCTGCGCCGTCACCCGCGGACGTGACGGCCATCGCCGACGTGCTGGCCGACGCCGAGCGGCCCGTCGTCGTCGCGGGCGAGGGGGCGCTCCGGGCGGGCGCGGCGGGCGCGGTGGGCGACCTCGCCGACGCGACGAACACGCCCGTCGTCACGTCGATGAACGGGAAGGGAGTCGTCGCGGAGGACGAACCCTACGCCGCGGGCGTCGTCGGTCGCTGGGGCTTCTGCGAGGTGGCGAACGACCTCGTCGAGGACGCCGACGCCATCGTCGGACTGGGCTGTCGCTTCGGCGAGCTGTCGACGGTCGGTTGGTCGCTCGTCCCCGAGGACGCGACGATGGCCCACGTCGACCTCGACCCGCACTGGCTCGGGCGGAACTACGACGCCGACGTGGCGGTGCAGGCCGACATCCGGGCGACCGTCGAGGCCCTCTGCGAGGCCGTCGACCCGGCGGAGTTCGCGGACCGCCGCGACCGAATCGAGCAGGTCGCCGCCGACCGCGAGACCTGGCGCGGGGAGTACGCCGGCCGGCTGGAGAGCGACCGGACGCCCATCGACCCCGCCCGCATCGTCAGCGAGCTGCAGGACGCCATCCCGGACGACGGCCTGCTCGTCTCGGCCACGTCGTTCCCCGGCTTCTTCACCGGCGCGTTCTACGAGGTGCGCGAGCCCGGCGTCGGCTACATCCAGGCGCGGGGCAGCGACGGCATCAACTGCGCGCTCCCGCAGGCCATCGGTGCGAAAGCGGCCGACCCCGAGCGACCCGTCGTCGCGGTGTCGGGTGACGGCGGCATCGGCTACCACATCTCCGATCTCGAGACCGCGGTCCGGGACGACCTGCCGGTCGTCGTGGTCGTCTGGAACAACCAGTCGCTCGCGTCCTCGAAGGCGAGCCAGCTGACGAACTACGGCGTCGACATCTCGACCGACTTCGAGCCCGAGACCGACTACGCCGCCGTGGCGCGTGGCTTCGGCTGTGCTGGTTCGGTGGTGACTGACCCCGAAGAACTGGCCGGCGAACTGACCGACGCGCTGGCGCGCGACCGCCCGACGCTGCTCGACGTGCAGGTCGATCCCGGTGCGGTGCCACCCGTCATCGCGGACTAG